A segment of the Penaeus monodon isolate SGIC_2016 chromosome 38, NSTDA_Pmon_1, whole genome shotgun sequence genome:
gaaaacgtaaaTAGAGCCTCTCATAAATTAATCCAAATGAATCCGAGATCTATCTCCTCTAAAAATCGCTCGATATCCAATAGTAATTTCAGTGTAACATCAGCATTTCTTGTTGATTTCATCTCTCCTGTGTAGAAAAGTGACACTCGGGAGGCGCAATATTCACTTCACGTTACATTCACTATACTCTTTGGTCCCAGATGGCGGGGCGGTCGTTCCTTTCCCTGCGTCGCCAGCGGAGATTTTGTTCCtcctgaaaaaaataagtaaatttaagtccttttgtatataaacacataggtACAatagtttcagtttttttttttaaataacagtcACCTCCctcgaagaaaaaaattatgacggtaataatagtaatgatagaaaaatggtgatgatagtaattatgagtgataattatggtgatgatgacgggaaaataataatatattaataataataataataataataataataataataataataataataataatgaaataacaataataataataatgaaataataataatgaaataataataataataataatatactagtaataataaaaataatggtgaaaataatgataataataaagatataatattaataataaaaataatgataataataacagtaacaataatgatgataataagaacatcaACAATACTAAGAACGCTGAAAACAAGAATCACAGTGCCAGTAGTGACAAGGACAAGCCCCCGCGGCCGCACCTCCCGCAGGGGTTGTGGAAGAGGCCCTGGTTAGCGAAGAACAGCTCTCCCTCCTCCAGCGTGTCGGGCAGCTTCTCGTTGAGCGTTTCGGGCAGCAGGAGGCACACGAAGCCGCCCGTGACCGTGATCACGCCCAGCACCACGTACGGGACCGACGGACCGAACTTGGACTGGCGGGGAGAAACGGGTTTAGTGTCGTTTGGAGTCCGTGATGGGCGCGTTTGGAGGGGTGAAGAATGTGCGTTGAGGGATATGGGAAAAGCCATGGATTTCAGaaactgtattgtgtgtgtgtgtgtgtgtgtgtgtgtgtgtgtgtgtgtgtgtgtgtgtgtgtgtgtgtgtgtgtgtgtgtgtgtgtgtgtgtgtgtgtgtgtgtgtgttttcagtcgGTTATGACATGTCAGTGAAGCCATTACCAGATAAGCAATGTACGGCGAGCTGAAGCCACAGAGGAAGCCCACAGTCTGCATGGCGCCGATGCCCTGCCCCCGAGCCACCGTCGGCAGCACCTCCACCGGGTACTGATGCCCAATATCCATGGACATCGTGACGAGGAAGCGCCCGATGAAGGCCATCACCATGATGGCGACCGTGTCGTCTGTAAGGCAGAAGGAGGCTCAGTGCTGCTCCTCGGTGTTTTGTGGGAGCAAATGGATCCGTGGACAAGCAGGTAAGTGGACATAGAGTAAATAAACAACTACTTTAGATTATCGCCAGTTAAGTTGTTTTGTTGGTCAGGCGTGCCACcttgatattatatattgctgAAACCGTTACATAGTATATATCAGTGTTGTTTAATATATGATTTGGATAAAATGCATATCTATTGTAGTTTTGACATAAGATCTTGTGGTGTCTTGATAAAATAAAGCGAAGaaagttatttattttgttacaaACGATTGATGCAGATCAACTACCACTTAATTATTTAGGAAAGtcgttctcccccctctttcgctCTGCACGGAAACACCCCTGCCGCAGCGTAGCCGAGGCCAGGCAGCCTCACCTTCCGGAATGAAGGCGATGCAGAGGCCGGCGAGGCCGCTGAGGACGAGTGAGCCGACGGTGGTGTGGCGGCGCCCCAGCCACTCCGTCGCCAGCATGGTCGCGAAGTCCGCCGGAAGCTCCACGAGGCCGGCGATGGTGAAGCTCACGAACACGTTGTGGCCGATGTTCTCCGTGTTGCGCGTGTGGCCGTCGTAGGCCACGAACAGGGTGCACCTGAGGGGGGAAGGTCGCTTAGTGGCACTGCCATGTTGCAATTGCAAATCACTGCGTCAAACATGCGGTTATCTAACTCGTGTAACTGAGGTATCATATTTGTGCTCATaagcacattctctctctctctctctctctctctatctctctctctctacacacacacacacacacacacacacacacacacacacacacacatatatatatatatatatatatatatatatatatatatatatatataaaatgtatatatattattatatatgcatacaaatttacatatacatgtatttatatagatttatacgtatatatatgaatatatgtacgcacttttacatatacatatatattatatatattacatatatatatatacatatatatatatatatatatatatatatatatatatatatatatatatatggttacttCATTATTCATATCCATATAAACTCAAGCATATTAAATTGTTCTTACCACATGATAATAAGAACGATGTATCGTTTCCTGAGATTCGGCGTTTTGAAAAGATCGAGAACCGTCACTTTCTGGTGAGACGCCTTCCTCTGCTTCTCGCCAAAATCCTTGAAAAGATAAtatcaagctaaaaaaaaaaaaaaaaaataataataatccactaTATATCCACCGAAAATCTCAGAATGCCATGAGCCAAATCAACTCCTTGTCTATCTCGCGTTGAAATCACTAAAGAGTCGCGCAACAGATATGCTTCCCAGGTAGTCCTCCGAGCACGAGACTTTCCCAGAGTTAAGGTGAATACAGACGAGACAGAGGGAGCCAGCGAATGTACCTTAAAGCCCTGAATGACGGCGGGAGTCAGGGGCTTCCTGTTGACTCTGGCGACGGTCTTGAGGATGGCCACCGTGCGGTCCACTCGGCCGCGACTCAGCAGCCACCGCGCTGACTCCGGCAGAGCCCTGTGGAGGGGGTGGTGCTATGTGATTCCGGTTGTCTTCGTTCATGTACGTATGGGTTgctgtgttttttctgttttatttttgtatagtaTGTGCTGGAAGTAAGAGTCGGTAGTTAATGAAAGTTCGTATTTGAAATATTTGATTTTCTCTGTCGACGCTGAAATATATCGTCTTTGTTTTTTATCCCATAGTTTGTCAGTACTGCttaataaatctgtgtgtgtgtattataagaGAGCTTAATAAATAGGTTTGCTAAATTAGgttaaatttgtttaattttgttttcaacTTGAATCATATAAAAaggtgtgtgtttgcatgggCGTACGAGGGGGCGGCGCTAGGAATCCACCTGGGGGCCAAGGAGACGCCCGCCTGGAAAAGACTGGGGACAACTGACCTATAAGATCGGTTGTGCGAATTAGCTTATCGCGGTTTGCTCACGGCGGACATGTCTTTAGATCTGGAAGTCAAATGTTACAAGATCTCTCCTACAGAAAGTTAGACATTAAGAAACATGGGACACTAATTGTCATTTGTGACACAATAAGTAAGTAAATGTGACTAAAAGGAAGCGCCTTGTACAACAACGTAAACAGTTTCGATACCGCTGGCGACCAGGAGGGGGAGATGGCGCTTCTCGCAGTGACACTACGGCGCGTGGATGACTGGACGCCAACCCACTGACATCAAAATTTTCCATCGTTATCTGTGGCTATTGTACCCGTAGCTTTATATCAGCGGTCCCCCAGTGACGGAAcacttaacttcattctttctgtGTAACCCTCTTCATGAacatcccccacccctacccaacGCTAACCGTTGCAGTAGAggatgtttaataataatgtactgacaatatacaaaaataataattatctacaTAATGATCTATTACATACTATTATAATACATaacttataatacatattataatctaataatattaacgaaaataacatgataatgatgtgctGTATATAAGagatgtacataataatatacataatcctGCAGCTCCCCAAGGTACTAGCCACGGCACCGCAGACTCGCCACCCAGTTTGGGAACCGCTACCACAGACACATCACCGGATTCACAGTCATCGACTATGCACAATCGACTTTTCCAGTAGTTCCTATCTTAGCTACAGTGCACACACGAATACTGCCGTCAAAACCATTCGTATCCTAACCATATGAAGACGATGGTGAGGAACTGTGGCGCGTGGATGGCCAGGGCGAAGGTAGACCAGTTGGCCAGCCACCAGGCCAGCCACGGCAGCCCGCACATGGAGCCGGTCAGGAACACCATGACGGGCGCGTTGGCCATCACTGTCCTGTACTCGCTCGAAACGTACTCTTGCGCTGCGGACAGAAGCGCATTTTAATATCTTCTGAATATAGTAACTGAATGTGAGATATACTACTTGGGGAATATGGAAAaatgcagtatgtatatacagcctattttttcgtttttttttttcttctttttatg
Coding sequences within it:
- the LOC119597011 gene encoding solute carrier family 22 member 3-like, which codes for MAKTRRSGDSDERPASPAPPTPPPEEAAVLIPDFDSVFDYIGGFGWYQSILFAATCYLCVLCCCVYFGQLFMTLTPPHWCRAPPELDGLNLTQEELKHLTIPRHPGGKEFLACHRYDVNFTEVLESNTPWPDPSWPLTPCTHGWTYNYSFYYPTITSQLDWVCDEDWRPALAQSLFFVGSMVGTPTLGWAADAWGRLPLIVLTNVLGGVAGVVSAFSNSFAMFAALRFLVGFTFEQMLMIGYMLTQEYVSSEYRTVMANAPVMVFLTGSMCGLPWLAWWLANWSTFALAIHAPQFLTIVFIWALPESARWLLSRGRVDRTVAILKTVARVNRKPLTPAVIQGFKDFGEKQRKASHQKVTVLDLFKTPNLRKRYIVLIIMWCTLFVAYDGHTRNTENIGHNVFVSFTIAGLVELPADFATMLATEWLGRRHTTVGSLVLSGLAGLCIAFIPEDDTVAIMVMAFIGRFLVTMSMDIGHQYPVEVLPTVARGQGIGAMQTVGFLCGFSSPYIAYLSKFGPSVPYVVLGVITVTGGFVCLLLPETLNEKLPDTLEEGELFFANQGLFHNPCGRRNKISAGDAGKGTTAPPSGTKEYSECNVK